Proteins encoded by one window of Bacillus sp. DTU_2020_1000418_1_SI_GHA_SEK_038:
- a CDS encoding nuclease-related domain-containing protein produces MIAKERSIPIKVLANEALLRRISPHLEIWQVIEKDLAKRKAGHRGEVATDYYINKLPDKEFTILKGLRIWNGQEYFQIDTLVLSPTFALILETKNISGTLFFDSKFKQLIRYLNDNEDGFLDPITQAERQKREFRNWLHQRNISIPIEYLVVISNPTTVIKTDPKNH; encoded by the coding sequence TTGATTGCTAAGGAACGTTCCATCCCTATCAAAGTTCTTGCAAATGAGGCTTTATTGAGGAGGATATCTCCCCATTTGGAAATTTGGCAGGTTATTGAAAAAGATTTAGCCAAGAGAAAAGCAGGCCACCGTGGTGAAGTGGCTACAGATTACTACATTAATAAACTCCCCGACAAGGAATTTACCATTCTCAAAGGCCTTCGCATATGGAACGGACAGGAATACTTCCAGATAGATACCTTAGTGCTTTCCCCCACATTTGCCCTCATCCTTGAAACAAAGAATATTAGCGGGACCCTCTTTTTCGATTCCAAATTCAAACAGCTTATCCGATATTTGAATGACAATGAAGATGGATTTTTGGATCCCATTACACAAGCTGAAAGGCAGAAGAGAGAATTTAGAAATTGGCTGCACCAGCGAAACATTTCCATTCCTATTGAATATTTAGTTGTAATTAGCAACCCGACTACCGTCATAAAAACAGATCCAAAAAATCATTAA